In Paenibacillus kyungheensis, the following are encoded in one genomic region:
- a CDS encoding S-layer homology domain-containing protein — protein MKKIISSLFAVATLSVMLSPLMQTTNATTFKDVSSSHWAKAAIDEAVSKGYFKGYADGTFKPGAQVTRAEFAVLLDRVSSNEKAEGKGTFTDLTGNWSEKEVNEAIAKGFLTPSDYPNGFKPATPLTRKEMAKWMSSGLATSSADYKQALNDTANTVVPVAEYFKKTMNPSEYPYVSLMIGTGLMSGYADGTFGAGKTTTRAEAAVILVRLANVQKQSADSFVGLKELRAVGTTGTNMEVITPFSSGVTSFKNVQGKKMKFRNGAGYSSLNYLIFVDSRDWNNKKGIYAPVFLGKEDKKYNYNNVYTLFENQTIYPTANDFGLSHYMNSSLSKIAVGSAIQNTLPNKYGYATLPVFETKEVFKKYINDNNGANLWVANNILISSPDASYITTDGSRFIVLDNK, from the coding sequence ATGAAAAAAATAATCAGTTCGTTATTTGCAGTAGCTACCCTTTCAGTCATGTTAAGCCCGTTGATGCAGACTACCAATGCTACTACATTCAAAGATGTATCATCATCTCACTGGGCAAAAGCAGCTATTGATGAAGCTGTATCAAAAGGATACTTTAAAGGATATGCAGATGGAACATTCAAGCCCGGTGCTCAAGTAACACGCGCTGAATTTGCTGTTTTGTTAGATCGTGTCTCTTCGAATGAGAAAGCTGAAGGCAAAGGTACTTTTACAGATCTTACAGGCAACTGGAGTGAGAAAGAAGTGAATGAAGCGATAGCGAAAGGATTTTTGACTCCTTCGGATTATCCAAACGGCTTCAAGCCAGCCACACCACTTACACGTAAAGAAATGGCAAAATGGATGTCATCTGGTCTCGCAACATCTAGCGCAGATTACAAGCAAGCCCTAAATGATACAGCAAATACTGTTGTACCTGTAGCAGAATATTTCAAAAAAACTATGAATCCAAGCGAATATCCGTATGTCTCCCTAATGATCGGCACAGGTCTAATGTCTGGATATGCAGATGGAACTTTCGGAGCTGGCAAAACCACCACACGTGCAGAAGCAGCAGTAATTTTAGTACGCTTAGCAAATGTACAAAAGCAATCGGCAGATTCATTTGTAGGCTTGAAAGAGTTAAGAGCGGTAGGGACGACAGGAACGAATATGGAAGTGATCACACCATTTAGTAGTGGAGTGACTTCTTTTAAAAATGTTCAAGGGAAAAAAATGAAATTCCGTAATGGAGCAGGTTACTCAAGTTTGAATTATTTGATATTTGTAGATAGCCGGGATTGGAACAACAAAAAAGGTATCTATGCACCTGTATTTTTAGGGAAAGAAGATAAAAAGTATAACTATAATAATGTCTATACATTATTTGAGAATCAAACTATTTACCCTACAGCTAATGATTTCGGACTATCTCATTATATGAATAGTAGTCTAAGTAAAATTGCAGTAGGCTCAGCTATACAAAATACTTTACCTAATAAATATGGATATGCAACTTTACCAGTATTTGAGACAAAAGAGGTATTCAAGAAATATATTAATGATAATAATGGCGCAAATTTATGGGTAGCTAATAATATTTTAATATCGAGTCCGGATGCTTCTTATATAACAACAGATGGATCAAGGTTTATTGTGTTAGATAACAAATAA
- a CDS encoding DUF5704 domain-containing protein produces the protein MKPVFILFFVVIVFFSAQNIIYSAEETNYPNNIELVPEQPAKLQTLKIPLKGASTPLPKVVWTQTDDYKWTASRNEGMDNYKVEGKGTGRNARPVPTEVTDKITVEKYPPEDMHDTLGQVYNQKYISDLGFETIDEVPINSYELKSLKYKKGDIFAVISTETGYDYVNNEIGVFAKRTDDTEKLWVAYYTPLNINYTGHVIEKKEIQVKSDATLQIDDTEQLTAEVRTKAYNEQEFTDNWIDVTHRDQTKWESSDPAIASVDPATGEVTAHATGTAQITAYWTKDPWTLKDSATITVGAAEEPPTTGPSAICTVPQAGQQLTGKYMDPMVSAMIKADRRGSEMFDVAQGIPTSESLYGNVFALNYLSQHTFTEYTGECTYRISVKRTYKLKWDHGEKKDTKNVNYSFNIQRPYSFWKIDQLGVYGIKQTTLNNYGFADNKIIISPNNYVTPYYSALTTGNYYAPENPGNQNGGTKNITKSGSGRPTIPDESSDMKKKAENAVDDVEVENDFLKFNNEVIMDSTRTIEKGPTPKAMPAPTMIGKDILYSSNHMIPKTKTNLKNAPSTGTIEYDVLPGHIKGGANQTFPINGINPVTVHTPVVNYSLVSDDQKHNQKTVPDIYRSALILDRPFSVRIPTTGQHTNYPGYGYRDYAKYVRTKQVQFPFDVYNKEQTTFIPKHTWIDVPVNQLDTTFFLPVWVDEGKYDVLFRTIAENAPSSFTVQHHANITLDNHVAVESIAVEVIGRVYDFHITDIADYDWQIVFRPWQNLAVPQETSYWVGDKGIDGEPRGNTAPYVLPVRQGSHPFYRNLAVKTGYHFKFDLKTKGNMFGEADGIRITPTFRYVPRQGGTSFPVDLYYSTDTDNLIRMGSPQDTVQRYTILNDTTRHVAEEELKNTALYMYDLLLQEQAISPSSSKGNKAQSSTVSPSFWTIVWERAASSIWQNLTGLSWEIVASKRDLSSSTTITIPTSAEEAITMFAENSRKRKVNIGNFTHLLLTQPLRTLIGPQQHLPEGNNTMRSLAAVQKWYGEYSLPSDVYVVKQGTALQEMVGSTNTNRQPSAEKNEDSSKQNHPASSSAKGLDEHSSVFLKDGYIIVNFDIETIQKGDTDHPHLQYIHAPLMNQWQLEGFQQQFNDPWGFQFQLQDGDVIFYHANKGSRDDFQSSVTH, from the coding sequence ATGAAACCAGTATTTATATTATTTTTTGTTGTAATTGTATTTTTTTCTGCTCAAAATATAATATATTCGGCAGAAGAAACAAATTATCCAAATAATATTGAATTAGTACCAGAACAACCAGCGAAGCTTCAAACATTAAAGATACCCTTAAAAGGAGCATCTACACCGCTACCTAAAGTTGTCTGGACACAAACAGACGATTATAAATGGACTGCTTCGAGAAATGAAGGTATGGACAACTATAAAGTAGAAGGAAAAGGAACCGGAAGAAATGCTCGTCCTGTTCCTACAGAAGTAACAGATAAGATTACTGTTGAAAAATATCCACCAGAGGATATGCATGATACACTTGGACAAGTTTATAATCAGAAGTATATTTCTGATTTAGGTTTCGAAACTATAGATGAAGTTCCAATTAATAGTTATGAGTTAAAAAGTCTAAAGTACAAAAAAGGTGATATTTTTGCAGTTATTTCTACTGAAACTGGTTATGATTATGTTAATAATGAAATTGGAGTATTTGCAAAACGCACAGATGATACAGAAAAACTGTGGGTAGCATACTATACTCCTTTAAATATCAATTACACCGGACATGTCATCGAAAAGAAAGAAATTCAAGTCAAATCAGATGCGACTTTACAGATTGATGATACGGAACAATTGACTGCTGAAGTGCGTACCAAAGCTTACAATGAACAAGAATTTACAGATAACTGGATTGATGTAACACATCGAGATCAGACGAAATGGGAGTCGTCTGATCCTGCGATTGCAAGTGTAGATCCTGCTACCGGAGAAGTCACCGCCCATGCTACAGGAACAGCGCAGATTACAGCATATTGGACAAAAGATCCTTGGACTCTTAAAGATAGTGCTACTATCACTGTGGGTGCAGCCGAAGAGCCACCGACAACAGGTCCTTCAGCAATATGTACGGTTCCTCAAGCAGGTCAGCAATTAACTGGCAAATACATGGATCCGATGGTATCCGCGATGATCAAAGCTGATCGACGAGGAAGCGAAATGTTCGATGTTGCTCAGGGGATTCCTACTTCAGAAAGTTTATATGGTAATGTATTTGCACTGAATTATCTTTCTCAACATACCTTTACAGAATATACAGGCGAATGTACATATCGAATATCGGTTAAGCGAACGTACAAATTAAAATGGGATCATGGAGAGAAGAAAGATACCAAAAACGTCAATTACTCATTTAATATTCAGCGACCTTATTCATTTTGGAAAATAGATCAATTGGGAGTATACGGAATTAAGCAAACTACGCTGAACAACTATGGTTTTGCAGATAATAAGATTATTATTTCTCCTAACAACTATGTAACGCCTTATTATTCAGCGTTAACGACTGGCAATTACTATGCTCCTGAGAACCCTGGTAACCAGAATGGCGGTACCAAAAATATAACGAAAAGCGGCAGTGGTCGTCCTACAATTCCAGATGAAAGCAGTGATATGAAGAAAAAGGCAGAAAATGCTGTAGATGATGTAGAGGTCGAAAATGACTTTTTGAAATTTAATAATGAAGTGATTATGGATAGTACACGAACGATCGAAAAAGGGCCAACACCTAAAGCAATGCCTGCACCTACTATGATTGGGAAAGATATATTATATAGCTCCAACCATATGATACCCAAAACCAAAACAAATCTAAAAAACGCACCAAGTACCGGAACAATCGAATATGATGTGCTACCCGGTCATATTAAAGGAGGAGCTAATCAGACGTTCCCGATCAATGGTATCAATCCGGTTACAGTGCATACACCTGTCGTCAATTATTCATTGGTATCTGATGATCAGAAGCATAATCAGAAAACAGTACCTGATATTTATCGTTCAGCCCTTATTTTGGATCGCCCTTTTTCTGTGCGTATTCCAACCACTGGACAACATACAAATTATCCAGGTTACGGTTATCGAGATTATGCAAAATATGTACGTACTAAGCAGGTTCAATTTCCTTTTGATGTCTACAACAAAGAGCAGACTACATTTATTCCCAAACATACATGGATCGATGTACCTGTTAATCAATTAGACACGACATTCTTTTTACCTGTCTGGGTGGATGAGGGGAAATATGATGTTTTATTCCGAACGATTGCAGAAAATGCCCCTTCATCTTTTACTGTCCAACATCATGCTAACATCACTCTAGATAACCATGTAGCTGTTGAAAGTATAGCTGTAGAAGTGATAGGGCGGGTGTATGATTTTCATATTACAGATATTGCAGATTATGACTGGCAGATCGTATTTCGTCCATGGCAAAATCTAGCTGTACCGCAAGAAACTTCGTATTGGGTAGGAGATAAAGGGATCGATGGAGAACCGCGCGGAAATACAGCGCCTTATGTATTGCCTGTACGTCAGGGAAGTCATCCTTTTTATCGAAATTTAGCTGTTAAAACAGGATATCATTTCAAATTTGATCTCAAAACGAAAGGTAATATGTTCGGCGAAGCAGATGGTATTCGAATTACACCAACATTTCGCTATGTTCCGCGTCAAGGAGGGACTTCTTTTCCTGTAGATCTATATTATTCAACAGATACAGACAATTTGATTCGAATGGGATCACCACAAGATACGGTACAACGCTATACTATTTTGAATGATACAACTCGCCATGTGGCTGAAGAAGAATTAAAAAATACAGCATTATATATGTATGATCTTCTCTTACAAGAGCAAGCCATATCGCCTTCATCGAGCAAAGGTAACAAAGCTCAATCAAGTACAGTTTCTCCTTCATTTTGGACTATCGTCTGGGAACGTGCCGCTTCTTCAATCTGGCAAAACCTGACCGGATTATCTTGGGAAATTGTAGCATCGAAGCGTGATCTATCGTCTTCTACTACGATCACTATTCCGACAAGTGCAGAAGAAGCGATAACGATGTTTGCAGAAAATAGTCGTAAGCGCAAAGTGAATATCGGCAATTTCACACATTTATTATTGACTCAGCCATTACGAACATTGATCGGGCCACAACAACATTTACCTGAAGGGAACAATACTATGCGTTCTTTAGCAGCTGTACAGAAATGGTATGGAGAATATAGTTTGCCTTCAGATGTATATGTAGTTAAACAAGGAACTGCTTTGCAAGAAATGGTAGGTTCCACGAATACCAATCGTCAACCATCGGCTGAAAAAAATGAGGATTCTAGTAAGCAGAATCATCCAGCTAGCAGCAGTGCTAAAGGATTAGATGAACATTCATCAGTCTTTTTAAAAGATGGTTATATTATTGTGAATTTTGATATCGAAACGATCCAAAAAGGAGATACCGATCATCCTCATCTTCAATACATTCATGCACCTTTAATGAATCAATGGCAACTTGAAGGATTCCAACAACAGTTCAATGATCCGTGGGGATTTCAATTCCAATTACAAGATGGAGATGTAATTTTCTATCATGCTAATAAAGGCAGTCGAGATGACTTCCAATCTTCAGTCACACATTAG
- a CDS encoding NAD(P)/FAD-dependent oxidoreductase encodes MNHYDCIVVGAGPAGIFACYELTRQAPDWKVLLIDKGHDIHRRSCPIMEEKIQLCPPSAGKKDYAGCLPACSVTAGFGGAGAYSDGKFNITTEFGGWLTDYLSPSKVMELIRYVDDINLEHGATPNITDPTTDTIRDIEQRGYASGLKLLRAEVRHLGTEQNLEILKSIYSYLTSRIDMVFKAEVEDIITTKIEGKHQITGIMTKKGETYEAPMVMIAPGRDGSAWLTEILKKRRLKMYNNQVDVGVRVETSDVVMRQINEHLYEGKFIFNTSVGTRVRTFCSNPSGHVVVENHSGVMAANGHSFKDPVLGSSNTNFALLVSHKFTEPFDKPNEYAREICRRANDLSSGGVIVQKYGDILRGRRSTRERINEGFLEPTLKEAVPGDLGLVLPYNTMKSLIEMVEALEGVTPGIASEHTLFYGVEAKFYSARPKLDENLETEIDGLYCGGDGAGVTRGLAQAGAAGVWIARNMVTKAGTTTKVPATVV; translated from the coding sequence ATGAACCATTATGATTGTATTGTTGTAGGCGCAGGACCAGCAGGAATTTTTGCATGTTATGAATTGACTCGTCAAGCACCAGATTGGAAAGTATTGTTGATCGACAAAGGGCATGATATTCATCGCCGTAGTTGTCCAATCATGGAAGAGAAGATTCAATTGTGCCCGCCATCGGCTGGTAAAAAAGATTATGCTGGTTGTCTACCCGCTTGCTCAGTAACCGCAGGTTTTGGTGGTGCAGGTGCTTATAGCGATGGCAAATTCAATATCACTACTGAATTTGGAGGTTGGTTAACCGATTACCTTTCTCCTTCGAAAGTGATGGAATTGATTCGTTATGTGGATGATATCAATCTAGAACATGGAGCCACTCCTAATATTACTGATCCTACAACAGATACGATTCGTGATATCGAGCAACGTGGATATGCATCCGGTTTGAAATTGCTACGTGCTGAAGTTCGCCATTTGGGCACAGAACAGAACTTAGAGATTTTGAAATCCATTTATAGCTATCTGACTTCACGAATCGATATGGTGTTCAAAGCAGAAGTGGAAGATATTATCACGACCAAGATAGAAGGCAAGCACCAGATTACAGGAATCATGACCAAAAAAGGTGAAACATATGAAGCTCCTATGGTGATGATTGCGCCCGGACGTGATGGTTCAGCGTGGTTAACTGAAATTTTGAAAAAGCGTCGTCTGAAAATGTACAACAATCAGGTGGATGTAGGTGTACGTGTAGAGACATCTGATGTGGTGATGCGCCAGATCAATGAACATTTATATGAAGGTAAATTTATTTTTAATACATCGGTAGGGACAAGAGTAAGAACATTCTGTAGTAATCCATCCGGTCATGTTGTAGTCGAGAACCATAGTGGTGTTATGGCAGCCAATGGTCACTCTTTCAAAGATCCAGTGTTGGGATCTAGCAATACGAATTTTGCTTTGCTAGTATCACATAAATTTACAGAGCCGTTTGATAAGCCTAATGAATATGCTCGTGAAATCTGTCGTCGTGCTAATGATCTTTCTAGTGGTGGAGTGATTGTACAAAAATACGGTGATATTCTTCGTGGTCGTCGTTCGACAAGAGAACGAATTAATGAAGGATTCTTAGAACCTACACTTAAAGAAGCTGTTCCGGGTGATCTGGGATTGGTATTGCCTTACAACACAATGAAAAGCTTGATCGAAATGGTCGAAGCGCTGGAAGGTGTAACACCAGGGATCGCTTCTGAACATACATTGTTTTACGGTGTAGAAGCGAAGTTCTATTCTGCACGTCCCAAGTTAGATGAAAATTTAGAAACTGAAATTGATGGATTATATTGCGGTGGAGACGGAGCAGGCGTGACACGTGGTCTAGCACAAGCAGGTGCAGCAGGAGTATGGATTGCTCGTAATATGGTTACCAAAGCAGGAACAACTACGAAAGTGCCAGCTACTGTTGTATAA
- the pxpB gene encoding 5-oxoprolinase subunit PxpB, translating into MTWVMEPLGDSAVVIEFGTTIDKSILEKVTVAVAVIEQHPFDGYIECIPSFTTVTVFYDLDQINLHDLYSWTEQQNADKEVSVFDYVCFLIRQSLVSIILPSEDNIQSTSSAESQYRNHVIQPVHKVTDIPVCYGNEYGPDLEYVATYHHLSVEEVIAIHCSYEYLIYAIGFAPGFPYMGGMSTKIATPRKATPRLVIPAGSVGIAGTQTGIYPLATPGGWQLIGRTPLTLFRPNQHPPVLLASGMSIRFHAIDEEEYHYLQQLHPLAEEGI; encoded by the coding sequence ATGACATGGGTAATGGAACCGCTAGGAGATTCAGCAGTAGTGATCGAATTTGGAACCACTATTGATAAGTCTATTTTAGAAAAAGTAACAGTAGCTGTTGCTGTCATAGAGCAACATCCATTTGACGGTTATATAGAGTGTATTCCTTCTTTTACTACAGTAACGGTGTTTTACGATCTGGATCAGATTAATTTGCATGATCTATACTCATGGACAGAACAGCAGAATGCTGATAAGGAAGTGTCTGTTTTTGATTATGTATGTTTTCTAATTCGGCAATCGTTGGTATCGATCATATTACCGTCAGAGGATAATATACAATCAACTTCTAGCGCTGAATCACAATATCGCAATCACGTTATTCAACCTGTGCATAAAGTAACAGATATTCCTGTATGTTATGGCAATGAATATGGACCTGATCTGGAATATGTAGCTACTTATCATCATCTTTCGGTCGAAGAAGTGATCGCTATTCATTGTAGTTATGAATATTTGATTTATGCGATAGGATTTGCGCCTGGATTTCCTTATATGGGTGGAATGTCGACAAAGATTGCTACTCCTCGTAAAGCAACACCTCGATTAGTGATTCCGGCAGGTTCGGTCGGTATTGCGGGTACGCAGACAGGCATTTATCCATTAGCAACACCGGGTGGATGGCAATTGATTGGTAGAACACCATTGACTCTTTTTCGACCGAATCAGCATCCACCTGTTTTGTTAGCAAGTGGGATGTCTATTCGTTTTCACGCGATTGATGAGGAAGAATATCACTATTTACAGCAACTCCATCCTTTAGCAGAAGAGGGGATATGA
- a CDS encoding biotin-dependent carboxyltransferase family protein translates to MTILIHKPGLLCTIQDRGRKKYGKYGISISGAIDTFAHQVANRLVGNNEDQATLEITLSGWVGEFQSDQWIAITGGDLGAQIDGKEVPMWRPVWVRQGSILVFKRVVNGCRAYLAVSGGLAIDKVMESRSTYLRAGIGGLEGKGLKKNDSIHIQKSNLRPPSSADLSTDPFYSFHWSVAYSVLPHYSQSPVIRIISGRQWDDFTKQSQRLLCESEYQITPQSDRMGYRLQGATLQLHQPHEYISEAVVDGTIQVPVDGQPIVLMADRQTLGGYPKIAHVITVDLPVLAQLAPGSSIRFDRITLAEAQSLSIHKRHQLQLLYRTIDEALRPLTIG, encoded by the coding sequence ATGACTATTTTGATTCACAAACCAGGACTGCTCTGTACGATTCAAGATCGTGGTCGAAAAAAGTATGGGAAATATGGAATAAGTATCAGTGGAGCAATAGATACATTTGCACATCAAGTTGCGAATCGCTTAGTAGGCAATAACGAAGATCAGGCAACATTAGAGATTACGTTATCAGGATGGGTGGGCGAATTTCAAAGTGATCAATGGATAGCGATTACAGGCGGTGATCTTGGTGCACAGATCGATGGAAAAGAAGTTCCTATGTGGCGTCCGGTATGGGTGCGTCAGGGAAGTATACTTGTATTCAAACGTGTTGTTAACGGGTGTCGTGCTTATCTGGCAGTAAGTGGTGGTCTGGCTATAGATAAAGTGATGGAAAGCAGGAGTACGTATTTGCGTGCAGGTATAGGAGGGTTAGAAGGAAAAGGGCTAAAAAAGAACGATAGTATTCATATCCAAAAAAGTAATCTTCGACCCCCATCTTCTGCTGATCTATCTACAGATCCTTTTTATTCTTTTCACTGGTCTGTAGCCTATTCGGTACTGCCTCATTACTCTCAATCTCCTGTCATACGGATCATTTCAGGTAGACAATGGGATGATTTTACCAAACAAAGTCAACGATTGCTTTGTGAAAGTGAATATCAGATCACACCACAATCTGATCGAATGGGTTATCGTTTGCAAGGCGCTACATTACAATTACATCAACCGCATGAATATATATCTGAAGCAGTGGTGGATGGGACAATTCAAGTACCTGTCGATGGACAACCTATTGTGTTGATGGCAGATCGCCAGACATTAGGGGGTTATCCCAAAATCGCACATGTTATTACAGTAGATCTACCTGTGCTGGCTCAATTGGCACCGGGTTCATCGATCCGCTTTGATCGGATTACGTTGGCAGAAGCCCAATCGTTATCTATACATAAGCGTCATCAACTACAATTACTGTATCGAACGATAGATGAAGCGCTACGTCCGTTGACGATTGGATAA
- a CDS encoding LamB/YcsF family protein, which produces MHTIDINCDMGESYGAYMIGADEQLFPYITSANIACGLHAGDPGVMRQSVQSALKYGVKIGAHPGLPDIQGFGRRKMDISATEAYDLITYQIGALAAFVQQEGGVLHHVKPHGALYNMAAQSQSLAEAIAQAIYRFDPKLILYGLAGSALIDAGKHIGLTVVNEVFADRTYGDDGQLTSRSDPLALITDTEQAVRQVIHMIQQHSVISTNGNSIPLIADSVCIHGDGQHAVDFVKELKSRLEAEHIRIQPVMQIKS; this is translated from the coding sequence ATGCATACGATAGATATCAATTGTGATATGGGAGAAAGCTATGGTGCGTATATGATAGGAGCAGATGAACAACTATTTCCATACATTACATCTGCAAATATCGCTTGCGGATTACATGCAGGTGATCCGGGCGTAATGCGTCAATCTGTGCAATCTGCTTTGAAATATGGAGTGAAAATTGGAGCACATCCTGGATTACCTGATATACAAGGATTCGGACGGCGGAAGATGGATATTTCAGCAACAGAAGCATATGATCTGATTACTTATCAGATTGGAGCATTAGCGGCTTTTGTACAGCAAGAAGGTGGAGTATTACATCATGTCAAACCGCATGGTGCTTTGTATAATATGGCTGCACAATCACAAAGTCTAGCAGAAGCGATAGCACAGGCTATATATCGTTTCGATCCCAAGTTGATTTTATATGGACTAGCAGGGAGCGCATTGATTGATGCAGGCAAGCACATAGGATTAACAGTAGTGAATGAAGTATTTGCGGATCGTACGTATGGCGATGATGGTCAGCTTACATCCAGAAGTGATCCACTTGCCTTGATTACAGATACAGAGCAAGCGGTACGTCAAGTCATCCATATGATCCAACAGCATAGCGTTATATCGACCAATGGAAATTCTATTCCACTTATAGCAGATAGTGTCTGTATCCATGGAGATGGTCAACATGCTGTAGATTTTGTGAAAGAGTTGAAATCAAGATTAGAAGCCGAGCATATTCGTATTCAACCTGTTATGCAGATCAAATCATGA
- a CDS encoding TRM11 family SAM-dependent methyltransferase — protein sequence MCKQSISLYLSEDDSTIESPLHYIYTYACHEDEVELCDLELHSLLGHSPQTRYIKSDIAIAPNRSPFIHYRIATQYEASTLEQLERIVQSIELEDQTFKLICIAAEQLFTYEEKRLLERRIGMNIKGTAHMKQPQILLGLTFADQRWIVGECIASEPIWLHHNDKPRHYSTALSTRVARAVANIAVPQPQGMTMIDPCCGIGTVLIEALSMGIQIVGYDLNPLAVQGARENLIHYEMPDIVKIADMRALEGRYDALVLDLPYNLCSVLSQQTRLEMLASAKRLGERILILATEPIQESIAEVGLQILEVCHIRKGKFVRYLFICQSYQADMRL from the coding sequence TTGTGTAAACAATCTATATCTTTGTATCTAAGTGAGGACGATTCTACGATAGAGTCACCTCTTCATTATATTTATACGTATGCTTGTCATGAAGATGAAGTCGAATTATGTGATCTAGAATTGCACTCATTATTAGGTCATTCACCACAGACCCGTTATATCAAAAGCGATATAGCGATAGCACCGAATCGAAGTCCTTTTATTCATTATCGTATTGCAACGCAGTATGAAGCGTCTACACTAGAACAATTGGAACGTATCGTTCAATCGATTGAATTAGAAGATCAGACTTTTAAATTAATATGTATTGCTGCTGAACAGCTATTCACTTATGAAGAAAAGCGTCTGTTAGAACGTCGTATCGGTATGAATATTAAAGGAACAGCTCATATGAAACAGCCGCAAATTTTATTGGGATTAACATTTGCTGATCAACGATGGATTGTTGGAGAATGTATAGCTTCTGAACCGATCTGGCTTCACCATAATGATAAGCCCAGACATTATTCAACTGCACTTAGTACAAGAGTAGCTAGAGCAGTAGCCAATATTGCTGTGCCACAACCACAAGGGATGACAATGATTGATCCTTGTTGTGGTATCGGAACTGTTCTGATCGAAGCATTATCGATGGGAATCCAGATTGTAGGATATGATCTTAATCCTTTGGCCGTACAAGGAGCAAGAGAAAATCTAATACATTATGAGATGCCAGATATTGTGAAGATTGCTGATATGCGAGCATTGGAAGGACGATACGATGCATTGGTTTTGGATTTGCCTTATAATCTGTGCTCTGTTCTAAGTCAGCAGACAAGATTAGAGATGCTTGCTAGCGCCAAACGACTGGGCGAACGTATTCTTATTCTAGCGACAGAACCTATTCAAGAATCAATCGCAGAAGTAGGTCTGCAAATACTAGAAGTCTGTCATATTCGTAAAGGAAAATTTGTACGCTATCTATTTATTTGTCAATCTTATCAAGCGGATATGAGACTATAG